One Vibrio sp. 16 genomic window carries:
- the ndk gene encoding nucleoside-diphosphate kinase, translating into MALERTFSIVKPDAVKRNLIGEIYHRIEKAGLQIVAAKMVHLTEEQASGFYAEHEGKEFFPALKEFMTSGPIMVQVLEGENAIARYRELMGKTNPEEAACGTIRADYALSMRYNSVHGSDSPTSAAREIEFFFPQSEICPRP; encoded by the coding sequence ATGGCTCTAGAAAGAACTTTTTCTATCGTTAAGCCCGATGCAGTTAAGCGCAACCTGATTGGTGAGATTTACCATCGTATTGAGAAAGCGGGTCTACAAATTGTTGCCGCGAAGATGGTGCATCTAACAGAAGAGCAAGCGAGTGGCTTTTACGCGGAACATGAAGGCAAAGAGTTTTTCCCTGCATTGAAAGAATTCATGACGTCTGGGCCAATTATGGTTCAAGTACTTGAAGGTGAAAATGCGATTGCGCGTTACCGTGAGTTGATGGGTAAAACTAACCCAGAAGAAGCAGCGTGCGGCACAATCCGAGCGGACTACGCACTAAGCATGCGTTACAACTCCGTTCATGGTTCTGATAGCCCAACGTCGGCGGCAAGAGAAATTGAGTTCTTCTTCCCTCAGTCTGAAATCTGCCCAAGACCTTAA
- a CDS encoding AMP-binding protein, whose amino-acid sequence MIQPNELSKPTCALPPPNEMILKWAEERPNEIYLKQIINRQFVEYTYAEVADKALRLAAALKEFGLQPGDKVALVSKNCAEWFICDLAMMLGDFVSVPIFPTAGADTIEYCVTHSESKVLIGGKLDDAAATQQVIDSQENLITVSLPYDSAPKCQHSFNDLIEKFEPSQDRPQHHDDKLMSLVYTSGTSGLPKGAMLTYGAFSWSVQQLINHIGIQENDRLFSYLPLAHITERVYIFGSSIQGGVQTAFPESLDTFIEDVKMQRPTLFISVPRLWTLFQQRIQDKLPQKKLNILLKIPFVNSLIKKKLADGLGLDQARVLGCGSAPVSPALLEWYRSVGLNITEAWGMTESFAYSTLNYPFRADKIGSVGNAGPGIELKIADDDEIMVRGKGLFSGYYKNDIATQESFDAEGWLHTGDIGSLDSDGYLTIQGRKKDNFKTAKGKFVAPVPIEKKLFEYSRVEMMCLIGLGLPAPILLVVPHDFPNFDRARYERTTKKVITRMNQELESHEQIKGVLMIKDPWSIENGILTPTLKIKRHVLEQKYHDMGQNWPKGQLVVWEE is encoded by the coding sequence ATGATTCAGCCTAACGAGTTAAGCAAACCAACTTGTGCTCTCCCACCACCGAACGAAATGATCTTGAAATGGGCCGAGGAACGTCCCAATGAGATCTACCTAAAACAGATTATTAATCGTCAGTTTGTCGAATACACATACGCAGAGGTTGCCGATAAAGCCCTAAGGCTGGCTGCAGCGTTAAAAGAGTTTGGCTTACAACCCGGCGATAAAGTCGCGCTTGTATCCAAGAACTGTGCGGAATGGTTTATTTGTGACTTGGCCATGATGCTTGGTGATTTTGTCAGTGTGCCGATCTTTCCCACAGCTGGTGCCGACACCATCGAATACTGTGTCACCCACAGTGAAAGCAAAGTGCTGATTGGTGGTAAACTCGATGATGCCGCGGCAACGCAGCAGGTCATTGATTCTCAGGAAAATTTGATCACGGTGTCATTACCTTATGACAGCGCGCCAAAGTGTCAGCACAGCTTCAATGATCTGATTGAAAAGTTCGAGCCCAGCCAAGACAGACCTCAACACCATGACGACAAACTGATGTCACTGGTGTACACCTCTGGAACTTCTGGCTTGCCAAAAGGAGCGATGCTCACTTACGGCGCCTTTAGCTGGTCAGTACAACAGTTGATCAATCACATCGGAATTCAAGAGAACGATCGGTTGTTCTCCTATTTGCCGCTGGCTCATATCACCGAGCGCGTTTATATCTTCGGTTCTTCCATTCAAGGAGGCGTTCAAACAGCCTTCCCAGAATCTCTAGACACCTTTATTGAAGATGTAAAAATGCAGCGCCCAACGTTGTTCATCTCTGTCCCTCGCTTATGGACCCTGTTCCAGCAACGCATTCAAGACAAACTGCCACAGAAAAAACTCAACATCTTACTTAAGATTCCGTTTGTGAACTCCTTAATCAAGAAGAAGCTCGCAGATGGTCTAGGTTTAGATCAAGCGCGTGTGCTAGGTTGTGGCTCAGCCCCAGTTTCACCGGCATTACTCGAATGGTACCGTAGCGTTGGCCTCAATATTACTGAAGCATGGGGGATGACCGAGTCGTTCGCGTACAGTACGTTGAACTACCCATTCCGCGCAGACAAGATTGGTAGTGTGGGTAACGCAGGCCCAGGGATTGAACTCAAAATCGCTGACGATGACGAGATTATGGTTCGCGGCAAAGGGCTTTTCTCGGGTTACTACAAAAATGACATCGCCACACAGGAGTCGTTTGATGCTGAAGGCTGGTTGCATACCGGTGATATTGGCTCTCTCGATAGTGACGGTTACTTAACCATTCAAGGGCGTAAGAAAGACAACTTCAAGACGGCAAAAGGCAAGTTCGTTGCACCGGTTCCTATAGAGAAGAAGCTCTTTGAGTACAGCCGTGTCGAGATGATGTGTCTGATTGGCCTCGGATTACCTGCCCCTATCTTACTGGTTGTTCCTCATGATTTTCCGAACTTTGACCGAGCTCGTTACGAGCGTACCACCAAGAAAGTTATCACTCGAATGAACCAAGAACTGGAGTCACACGAGCAGATTAAAGGGGTATTGATGATCAAAGACCCTTGGAGTATTGAGAATGGTATCTTAACACCAACGTTGAAGATAAAACGCCATGTGCTGGAACAGAAGTACCACGATATGGGACAAAACTGGCCAAAAGGTCAGTTGGTCGTGTGGGAAGAGTAG
- a CDS encoding A24 family peptidase encodes MEYVIWFILFIVAVSDAKEHRIPNALLLLTLIACVARMIVEPDLTPSWSAAATGFAVMFAGSLMLHLLRVMAPGDVKLLAVIGFWLGWGQLFDATLWIAATSIMVGLTYALVRVAGKEHKMREQLSRYKLLFAYGRAGTKALEENSTEKLRMPFAPIVVIGVALHHYF; translated from the coding sequence GTGGAGTATGTTATCTGGTTCATTCTGTTTATCGTAGCGGTCTCAGATGCTAAAGAGCATCGGATTCCTAATGCACTACTTCTTCTCACCTTAATCGCTTGTGTTGCAAGAATGATCGTTGAACCGGATCTCACGCCGAGCTGGAGTGCGGCTGCAACAGGGTTTGCGGTTATGTTCGCAGGATCTCTCATGCTCCATTTGCTGAGAGTGATGGCGCCGGGTGATGTTAAGTTGTTAGCGGTTATCGGTTTTTGGCTTGGTTGGGGGCAACTTTTTGATGCCACTCTATGGATTGCGGCGACCAGCATTATGGTCGGGCTCACTTACGCGTTGGTCCGTGTCGCAGGAAAAGAACACAAGATGAGAGAGCAACTCTCACGCTACAAATTATTGTTTGCATATGGCCGGGCAGGCACTAAGGCTTTAGAAGAGAATTCAACCGAAAAATTGAGAATGCCTTTCGCTCCCATAGTCGTAATCGGCGTGGCATTACATCACTACTTCTAG
- a CDS encoding diguanylate cyclase, producing MDTLRKQCALLFILALGFVQYSFAEDNFSTIFQNEVTWVADKRWSSDAPFNDINEFFNGSFDSFGLTGGTYTSLLEFKVSHPKSYVIDFRNSALIGKFDHWLFDVEGRLVAHFAGGLLSNEPNPYFLRNGREAMLTPGHYYLITSQASQFNIAPPTPFVMAEEEYIREINLGNTITLLGLGVFVGLFFYYLVLSVTRLSLVDLSYALFIAGNLVFNATTLHVLPQLMGVQWYGGASWPILFSNIAYIVFVMSLLQISRQADKYMWWIGATVIALFSSFVLLSFFMPHWQNEFNRFSVGLFLLFGVIAGIYKSLKRSIVARWYLVANAGFVVLGSIAISQEQIADLKTIYMSHIGLIAVTWEVLFLSCVIAYQMTRLQHEKTRALKQAKDMLEIAHTDALTQLPNRYAMEKKLKTAASGEGFIYIDLDGLKSCNDNYGHEMGDELLVTFSERLMAALPNNAELYRISGDEFGLVFSESNVSRIKTALDELDQTLRTQFLPSVGVSYGAAHFQTNGDYEAVVREADKNMFNNKKRKYQQLTEYEI from the coding sequence ATGGATACCCTTAGAAAACAGTGTGCTTTGCTCTTCATCTTAGCGCTTGGCTTTGTCCAATACTCGTTCGCAGAAGATAACTTTAGTACTATTTTTCAGAATGAAGTGACGTGGGTAGCCGACAAGCGTTGGTCTTCTGACGCCCCATTTAACGACATTAATGAGTTTTTCAACGGTTCATTCGATAGCTTTGGTTTAACTGGTGGAACCTACACCAGTTTACTCGAGTTTAAGGTAAGCCATCCCAAAAGCTACGTTATTGATTTTCGTAATTCAGCCTTGATCGGCAAATTTGACCACTGGCTATTTGATGTAGAAGGGCGATTAGTTGCTCATTTTGCTGGTGGCTTGCTGTCTAATGAGCCAAACCCTTACTTTTTGCGTAATGGTAGGGAGGCTATGTTGACGCCTGGTCACTATTACCTCATTACCTCTCAGGCTTCTCAGTTCAATATCGCTCCTCCCACTCCTTTTGTTATGGCGGAAGAAGAGTACATTCGGGAAATTAACCTTGGTAACACCATTACTCTTTTAGGCTTAGGAGTGTTTGTTGGTCTGTTCTTCTATTACCTCGTCTTGTCGGTGACGCGCCTAAGTCTGGTTGATTTAAGCTACGCGCTGTTCATTGCTGGCAACTTAGTCTTTAATGCCACTACGTTACACGTTCTGCCTCAGCTGATGGGAGTACAATGGTATGGCGGGGCGAGTTGGCCTATTCTGTTTTCTAATATCGCTTACATTGTGTTTGTTATGTCCCTGTTACAAATCTCGCGACAGGCTGACAAGTACATGTGGTGGATTGGGGCAACGGTGATTGCGTTATTTAGTAGCTTCGTTCTGCTCTCATTTTTCATGCCTCACTGGCAGAACGAATTTAACCGTTTTTCTGTCGGCTTATTCTTACTATTTGGTGTCATCGCTGGCATATATAAGAGTCTGAAACGAAGCATCGTGGCTCGTTGGTATTTAGTGGCAAACGCAGGGTTCGTTGTACTCGGGTCGATAGCCATTTCGCAAGAGCAAATCGCGGACCTCAAAACCATCTACATGTCGCACATTGGGTTGATTGCTGTGACTTGGGAAGTACTTTTCCTTTCATGCGTCATCGCTTATCAAATGACACGACTTCAACATGAAAAAACGCGCGCTTTAAAGCAAGCGAAAGATATGTTGGAAATAGCACATACCGATGCACTCACTCAATTACCCAACCGTTATGCTATGGAAAAGAAACTCAAAACGGCTGCGTCAGGTGAAGGCTTTATCTATATCGACTTGGATGGTTTGAAGTCGTGCAATGACAACTACGGTCACGAAATGGGCGACGAGCTACTGGTGACATTCAGTGAACGCTTAATGGCCGCACTGCCTAACAATGCCGAGCTTTATCGAATATCCGGCGATGAGTTTGGCTTGGTATTTAGTGAGAGTAATGTCTCTCGCATTAAGACTGCATTAGATGAGCTTGACCAAACATTAAGAACTCAATTCTTACCAAGTGTTGGTGTGAGTTACGGAGCAGCCCATTTCCAAACCAATGGCGACTATGAAGCCGTGGTGAGAGAGGCTGACAAAAATATGTTCAACAACAAGAAAAGAAAGTACCAGCAACTCACCGAATACGAAATTTAA
- the fusA gene encoding elongation factor G, producing MADLSKYRNIGIFAHVDAGKTTTTERILKLTGKIHKTGEVHDGESTTDFMEQEAERGITIQSAAVTCEWNGHRLNVIDTPGHVDFTVEVYRSLKVLDGGIGVFCGSGGVEPQSETNWRYANDSEVARLIFVNKLDRMGADFFNVVDQVKNVLGANPLVMTLPIGREDDFVGVVDVLNRKAYVWDETGLPENYEIQDVPADMLDDLEAYREELVETAVEQDDDLMEAYMEGEEPTIEQLKACIRKGTRDLAFFPTFCGSAFKNKGMQLILDAVVDYLPAPNEVDPQPLTDPETGEPTGEVATVSADEPLKALAFKIMDDRFGALTFVRIYSGRLKKGDTILNSATGKTERIGRMCEMQADERNELTEAQAGDIIAIVGMKNVQTGHTLCDPKHECTLEAMIFPEPVISIAVSPKDKGSTEKMGIAIGKMVAEDPSFQVETDEDSGETILKGMGELHLDIKVDILKRTYGVELEVGAPQVAYRETITQAVEDSYTHKKQSGGSGQFGKIDYRIRPGEPNSGFTFSSTVVGGNVPKEFWPAVEKGFASMMDTGVLAGFPTLDVEVELFDGGFHAVDSSAIAYEIAAKGAFRQSMPKAGAQLLEPIMKVDVFTPEDNVGDVIGDLNRRRGMIKDQQAGTTGVRIKADVPLSEMFGYIGHLRTITSGRGQFSMEFGQYAPCPANVAEQVIAEVKEREAKK from the coding sequence ATGGCAGATTTATCAAAGTACAGAAACATTGGTATTTTCGCGCACGTTGATGCGGGTAAAACTACCACCACTGAGCGTATCCTTAAGCTTACTGGTAAAATCCACAAAACTGGTGAAGTACACGACGGTGAGTCTACAACTGACTTCATGGAGCAGGAAGCTGAGCGTGGTATCACAATCCAGTCTGCTGCCGTAACTTGTGAGTGGAATGGCCACCGCCTAAACGTTATCGATACTCCGGGACACGTTGACTTTACAGTAGAAGTATACCGTTCACTTAAAGTTCTTGACGGTGGTATCGGTGTATTCTGTGGTTCTGGTGGTGTTGAGCCTCAGTCAGAAACAAACTGGCGCTACGCGAACGATTCAGAAGTTGCTCGTCTGATCTTCGTTAACAAACTAGACCGTATGGGTGCAGACTTCTTCAACGTTGTTGACCAAGTGAAGAACGTACTAGGCGCTAACCCACTAGTTATGACTCTGCCAATCGGTCGTGAAGACGATTTCGTTGGTGTTGTAGACGTACTAAACCGTAAAGCTTACGTTTGGGACGAAACTGGTCTACCAGAAAACTACGAAATTCAAGATGTTCCAGCGGACATGCTTGATGACCTAGAAGCGTACCGTGAAGAGCTAGTTGAGACTGCTGTAGAGCAAGACGACGACCTAATGGAAGCTTACATGGAAGGCGAAGAGCCAACTATCGAGCAGCTAAAAGCTTGTATCCGTAAAGGTACACGTGATCTAGCGTTCTTCCCAACGTTCTGTGGTTCTGCATTCAAGAACAAAGGCATGCAACTTATCCTTGACGCTGTTGTAGATTACCTACCAGCTCCAAACGAAGTTGATCCTCAGCCTCTAACAGATCCAGAAACTGGTGAGCCAACTGGCGAAGTTGCAACTGTATCTGCAGATGAGCCACTAAAAGCGCTAGCATTCAAAATCATGGATGACCGTTTTGGTGCCCTAACATTCGTACGTATCTACTCTGGCCGTCTGAAGAAGGGTGACACTATCCTTAACTCAGCGACTGGTAAAACAGAGCGTATCGGCCGTATGTGTGAGATGCAAGCGGACGAGCGTAACGAGCTAACTGAAGCTCAAGCTGGTGACATCATCGCTATCGTAGGTATGAAGAACGTTCAAACTGGTCACACTCTATGTGATCCTAAGCACGAATGTACTCTAGAAGCTATGATCTTCCCAGAACCAGTAATCTCTATTGCTGTTTCTCCAAAAGACAAAGGTTCTACAGAGAAAATGGGTATCGCGATTGGTAAGATGGTTGCAGAAGATCCATCATTCCAAGTTGAGACTGACGAAGACTCAGGCGAAACTATCCTGAAAGGTATGGGTGAACTTCACCTAGACATCAAGGTAGACATCCTTAAGCGTACTTACGGTGTTGAGCTTGAAGTAGGTGCTCCACAGGTAGCTTACCGTGAAACTATCACTCAAGCAGTTGAAGATAGCTACACGCACAAGAAGCAGTCTGGTGGTTCTGGTCAGTTCGGTAAGATCGACTACCGTATCCGCCCAGGTGAGCCAAACTCTGGCTTCACGTTCTCTTCAACAGTTGTTGGTGGTAACGTACCTAAAGAATTCTGGCCTGCAGTAGAGAAAGGCTTCGCATCTATGATGGACACTGGTGTTCTAGCTGGTTTCCCAACTCTAGACGTAGAAGTTGAACTATTCGACGGTGGTTTCCACGCAGTTGACTCTTCAGCAATCGCTTACGAAATCGCTGCTAAAGGCGCATTCCGTCAGTCTATGCCTAAAGCAGGTGCGCAACTTCTTGAGCCAATCATGAAAGTTGACGTGTTCACTCCAGAAGACAACGTTGGTGACGTAATCGGTGACCTTAACCGTCGTCGCGGTATGATCAAAGACCAACAAGCTGGTACTACAGGCGTTCGTATTAAAGCAGACGTTCCTCTATCAGAAATGTTTGGCTACATCGGTCACCTACGTACTATCACTTCTGGTCGTGGTCAGTTCTCTATGGAGTTCGGTCAATACGCACCTTGTCCAGCAAACGTTGCTGAGCAAGTTATCGCAGAAGTTAAAGAGCGCGAAGCTAAGAAGTAA
- a CDS encoding Flp family type IVb pilin, which produces MSLHHKARNFFLDESGLTVVEYVVGASVMLVGLSGLFAAFRDVLSEEFDSLFSD; this is translated from the coding sequence ATGTCACTACATCATAAAGCACGAAACTTTTTTTTAGATGAATCAGGCTTGACCGTCGTTGAATACGTGGTTGGGGCGAGCGTAATGTTAGTTGGACTTTCGGGTCTTTTTGCTGCTTTTAGAGACGTACTTTCCGAAGAGTTTGATTCGTTGTTCAGCGACTAA
- a CDS encoding ABC transporter substrate-binding protein, which translates to MKAISKAVGLSALLFSLSTLANENVLNVYAWGGYLPEASLKAFEKQHGVTVNYSTFENNESMYTKLKLVKGKGYDVVFASAYFIEKMSREGLLSEIDHSQIPNLSDAMEGLLGQSHDPSNRYSLPYIWGVTGISYNESLVEEPITKWAQLWDAKYAQQVMLIDDIRDVFGMALKLNGHSINSNNEQEIKQAYESLVALKDNVLLYNSDAPQMPYVAGETALGMQWNGNAYQGQAEMAELKFVMPEEGAVLWMDNFTIPSGSQNKALAHQFIRFMYQPQQQAEIVNSLGYASVTQSGRALLVDELKNNATIFPSVEDIQKGEFINDVGSETLAVYEKYWQRLRAQ; encoded by the coding sequence ATGAAAGCAATTTCCAAAGCTGTCGGACTGAGCGCTTTGTTGTTTAGTCTCTCTACACTGGCCAATGAAAACGTTCTTAATGTCTACGCTTGGGGAGGCTACCTGCCAGAAGCATCACTGAAAGCATTTGAAAAACAGCATGGTGTCACAGTTAATTACTCAACCTTTGAAAACAATGAGTCTATGTACACTAAGTTGAAGCTTGTGAAAGGCAAGGGGTATGACGTGGTTTTTGCTTCTGCTTACTTTATCGAGAAAATGAGCAGAGAAGGCTTACTTTCAGAGATTGACCACTCGCAAATCCCGAACTTGTCTGATGCGATGGAAGGCTTACTTGGTCAATCTCACGACCCGAGCAACCGCTACTCACTGCCCTATATTTGGGGCGTGACTGGCATTAGCTACAATGAGAGTTTGGTTGAAGAACCTATTACAAAGTGGGCCCAGCTTTGGGATGCCAAATACGCACAGCAAGTCATGTTGATTGATGATATTCGAGACGTGTTTGGAATGGCGTTAAAACTCAATGGGCATAGCATTAACAGCAACAATGAGCAGGAAATTAAGCAAGCTTACGAATCGTTGGTAGCACTAAAAGACAATGTGCTGCTTTACAATTCAGACGCGCCTCAAATGCCTTACGTTGCTGGTGAAACTGCACTGGGCATGCAGTGGAATGGGAATGCGTATCAAGGGCAAGCTGAAATGGCGGAGCTGAAGTTTGTGATGCCTGAAGAGGGGGCCGTGTTGTGGATGGACAACTTTACCATTCCATCGGGAAGTCAAAACAAGGCACTTGCCCACCAGTTTATTCGCTTTATGTACCAGCCGCAGCAACAGGCTGAGATCGTAAACAGCTTGGGCTATGCCTCTGTCACTCAGTCTGGTCGAGCTCTGCTGGTGGATGAGCTAAAAAACAATGCCACCATTTTCCCATCAGTGGAAGATATCCAAAAAGGTGAGTTTATCAATGATGTTGGCAGTGAGACCCTAGCGGTTTATGAAAAGTACTGGCAACGCCTAAGAGCTCAATAG
- a CDS encoding LysR substrate-binding domain-containing protein has protein sequence MDARLHHLPGLRYFEVAARLNSYSRAAEELFISQAAVSQKIRQLEDGLGCKLFVRDGREMRLTEAGKVLYRHVSQGLEIIVSGLNQIQSEPVEGLLCVSSTPSFASRWLLPRLWKFSTQHPNIPIRILTSCDAPNLKQGDADLAIWQGDELDINSNSKLHKEFLFEETIYPFCSPHLANSIDLSNPEQLLNTWLIHYESGGYPWQSWFAQAGVTMNKESVQWMDVSTFDHAMNAVMAGHGACLASDSLASDYVERGLLFKPFDIGMTPGIQFNLFYDDKSPRRQRISAFANWLHSEISTSD, from the coding sequence ATGGATGCTAGGCTGCATCACCTACCAGGACTGCGCTACTTTGAAGTTGCTGCACGGCTAAACAGTTACAGTCGCGCCGCAGAAGAGCTGTTCATCAGCCAAGCAGCTGTCAGCCAGAAGATTCGCCAGTTAGAAGATGGACTTGGTTGCAAACTTTTTGTCCGTGATGGACGGGAAATGCGCCTAACTGAAGCTGGGAAAGTTCTATATCGGCATGTATCTCAGGGGCTTGAGATCATCGTCAGTGGTCTCAATCAAATCCAAAGCGAACCTGTAGAAGGATTGCTTTGCGTCAGCTCTACACCGTCTTTTGCATCTCGCTGGCTGCTTCCAAGGCTATGGAAGTTTTCAACTCAACATCCGAATATCCCAATTCGTATTTTGACCAGTTGCGATGCTCCCAATTTAAAACAAGGGGATGCCGACTTAGCAATTTGGCAAGGAGACGAATTAGACATCAATAGCAACAGTAAACTGCACAAAGAATTTCTGTTTGAAGAGACCATTTACCCGTTCTGCTCCCCTCATCTGGCCAATAGCATTGACCTTTCCAACCCCGAACAGCTACTCAATACTTGGTTGATTCACTACGAGTCCGGCGGCTACCCTTGGCAAAGCTGGTTTGCCCAAGCAGGTGTGACAATGAACAAAGAATCGGTTCAGTGGATGGACGTCAGTACCTTTGATCACGCTATGAATGCCGTTATGGCAGGTCATGGGGCTTGTCTGGCTTCTGATTCGTTAGCTAGTGACTACGTCGAAAGGGGGTTATTATTTAAACCTTTCGATATTGGAATGACTCCGGGCATTCAGTTTAATCTCTTCTATGACGACAAATCGCCGCGTCGCCAACGCATCTCAGCATTCGCGAACTGGTTACATAGTGAGATTTCAACATCAGACTAA
- a CDS encoding ATP-binding protein: protein MVQSNNAVKHRVELTPQADAPPVPTSFDALKIPRAVLENLLLKHLAAYPKSDILKLTELMCINSHMIEDMLADLRAKSHVEVFQAPASGFGSVSTGNVRYGLSEMGMQEADDAFAKDAYLGPAPVSLPDYESMVKAQDVRAHMVNRRDVSFALSEVLGAERMISVLGPAINSGRALLLYGDAGTGKTFVATRLLNALNTSVYIPYAVYAAGNIIKVFSPQHHKKVASSEIKSITFKEQFDRRWALCERPSIQVGGELTMEMLEVNHSEHNRVWMAPLQMMANNGIFIIDDLGRQPMPVDTLLNRWIVPMEYFYDYLNLPNGQQITIPFILTLAFSTNLDPEKISDPAFLRRLGYKIQFGPLLKEEYHSLWDTFAQSKNLTVSAESYQQLFDLHSQHSVGFYPCIPKDIVGISRDIIVFEEVEPVISPEIVTRAWEVYFTADGKGGGER from the coding sequence ATGGTGCAATCAAACAATGCAGTGAAACACAGAGTCGAACTCACCCCTCAAGCAGACGCCCCTCCGGTGCCCACCTCTTTTGATGCTTTAAAAATCCCAAGAGCCGTCCTTGAAAACTTATTGCTTAAGCATCTCGCAGCTTATCCAAAATCTGACATATTAAAGCTAACCGAACTTATGTGCATCAATAGCCACATGATTGAGGATATGCTCGCCGATCTCAGGGCTAAATCACACGTCGAGGTGTTTCAAGCGCCGGCGTCGGGGTTTGGCTCTGTTTCGACCGGGAATGTGCGTTACGGCTTATCAGAAATGGGAATGCAAGAAGCGGATGATGCGTTTGCGAAAGATGCTTACCTAGGTCCGGCACCTGTCTCATTACCCGACTATGAAAGCATGGTAAAAGCTCAGGACGTTCGAGCACACATGGTGAACCGTCGAGATGTAAGTTTTGCGCTTTCCGAAGTATTGGGTGCAGAAAGAATGATTTCTGTACTAGGGCCTGCCATCAACTCTGGTCGTGCTTTGTTGTTGTATGGAGATGCGGGTACGGGTAAAACCTTCGTCGCAACGCGGCTTCTTAATGCTCTCAATACATCGGTCTACATTCCGTATGCGGTTTATGCTGCGGGTAACATCATTAAAGTGTTTTCACCTCAGCACCACAAAAAAGTGGCCAGCTCAGAAATTAAGTCCATCACATTTAAAGAGCAGTTTGACCGCCGTTGGGCGTTGTGTGAGCGCCCGAGTATTCAAGTGGGCGGCGAACTCACGATGGAAATGCTAGAGGTCAATCACTCTGAGCACAACCGAGTATGGATGGCTCCTCTGCAAATGATGGCCAATAACGGTATCTTCATCATTGACGATTTGGGCAGACAACCCATGCCAGTCGATACCTTGCTCAATCGCTGGATTGTGCCCATGGAGTATTTCTATGACTATCTCAACTTGCCGAACGGCCAGCAGATCACGATTCCCTTTATTTTAACTCTGGCTTTTTCTACGAACTTAGATCCGGAAAAGATCAGTGACCCCGCATTTTTGCGTCGCTTGGGCTACAAGATTCAATTTGGCCCACTACTAAAAGAAGAGTACCACTCACTTTGGGACACCTTCGCCCAGTCCAAAAACCTAACGGTGAGTGCAGAAAGTTATCAACAACTGTTCGATTTGCATAGTCAGCATAGCGTTGGTTTTTATCCTTGTATTCCAAAGGATATTGTCGGTATCAGCCGAGATATCATTGTTTTTGAAGAAGTAGAGCCAGTTATCTCCCCTGAAATAGTCACCCGCGCCTGGGAAGTGTATTTCACCGCTGACGGAAAAGGAGGAGGAGAACGATGA
- a CDS encoding Flp family type IVb pilin, which yields MSKVLNNIKAFLKDEEGLTVVEYVVGAGLLVLGLSGIFGAFSSVLEAELNSVFS from the coding sequence ATGAGCAAGGTACTAAATAACATCAAAGCATTTCTAAAGGACGAAGAAGGTTTGACAGTGGTTGAATACGTAGTAGGCGCAGGCCTTCTAGTACTTGGCTTGTCCGGTATTTTCGGGGCATTCAGCTCAGTATTGGAAGCAGAACTTAATAGCGTGTTTAGCTAG
- a CDS encoding helix-turn-helix domain-containing protein, with amino-acid sequence MNVLHSGYWLGQSTSFIPKDILRDLDEFFDIKDYGYDVSVLSEPNIHFCFFHYQPSFDALFVTAAKLCQNLDKSLVVLHNGPLSDEIASLDVVIKTYDVSASLENQWAKNLSQQIHYQFTKHQEILEIHKLTSMIKKQNVSKDLIEILRYIDKNLSRTIREEDIAEYCHYSVTYFSKFFHKNIGVSFRDYLVLKRINLAKQLLVKERKEKISFIAFQCGYHDVSYFSRIFKKKTGLSPAVYRQLH; translated from the coding sequence TTGAATGTACTCCACAGTGGTTACTGGCTTGGTCAATCGACCTCGTTTATTCCCAAAGACATTCTTCGCGATCTAGACGAGTTTTTTGATATAAAAGATTACGGCTACGACGTATCTGTATTGAGTGAGCCCAACATTCACTTTTGCTTTTTCCACTACCAACCTTCTTTCGATGCCTTGTTCGTGACAGCAGCCAAGCTATGCCAAAACCTCGACAAAAGCTTAGTGGTATTGCACAACGGCCCCTTAAGTGACGAGATCGCATCCCTTGACGTGGTGATAAAAACGTACGATGTCTCAGCTTCCCTTGAAAACCAATGGGCTAAAAACCTCAGCCAACAAATCCACTATCAATTTACTAAACACCAAGAAATACTCGAAATTCATAAACTGACTTCAATGATCAAAAAGCAGAATGTGAGTAAAGATCTTATCGAAATCTTACGCTACATCGATAAGAACCTATCACGCACCATTCGAGAGGAAGATATTGCAGAATACTGCCACTATTCAGTGACTTACTTTTCAAAATTCTTTCACAAAAACATCGGTGTCAGCTTTCGAGACTACTTGGTACTGAAGAGAATTAATCTTGCAAAACAATTGCTTGTAAAAGAAAGGAAAGAGAAGATTTCGTTCATCGCTTTTCAGTGTGGCTACCATGACGTTTCGTACTTTTCGCGTATCTTTAAAAAGAAAACAGGGTTAAGTCCCGCAGTGTACCGTCAGCTACACTAA